One segment of Eschrichtius robustus isolate mEscRob2 chromosome 3, mEscRob2.pri, whole genome shotgun sequence DNA contains the following:
- the RNASEL gene encoding 2-5A-dependent ribonuclease — protein sequence METKNHNNPQERPTPSTNGRASVEDNHLLLKATKNEDIELVRQLLKKGADVNFQDEEFGWSPLHNAVQSDNEDMVDLLLNHGAEPCLRKRNGATPFIVAAIAGNVKVLKLLLPKVADVNECDVHGFTAFVEASVYGRVEALRFLYKNGAKVNLRRKAKQDQEKIRKGGATALMHAAEEGHVDVVRILLHEMGADVNARDNMGRNALTYALLNSDGEKVKAITRLLLDCKVDVSVRGEGRKTPLILAVEKKNLGLVQMLLEQKHIEMNDTDIEGKTALHLAVELKLGEIAKLLCHKGARTDCGDLLAIARRNYDRDLAKFLWQHGAVEDFHPPAQDWKPQSSRWGEALKHLHRIYRPMIGKLKIFIEEEYKIADTSEGGIYLGFYEDQEVAVKLFYEGSTHGQNEVSLLQSNRTNSNVVTFYGSENYRGSLYVCLGLCEHTLEEHLADHRGEAVQNKEDEFARNVLSSLFKAVEELHLSGYTHQDLQPQNVLIDSKNGACLADFDKSIKWTGDPQEIERDLEALALLVLYVVKQGDISFERLKDLRPEELVQLSPDEETRDLIHHLLFPGDNVKDHLSGLLGHPFFWSWASRYRTLRDVGNESDIKTRNADGKVFQLLQPGTSELSTSFAQWTTKIDQFVMKEMNKFYKKKGNFYQDTVGDLLKFIRNLGEHIHEETNKEMKSIIGEPSQYFQEKFPDLVMYVYRKLQNTEYTKHFPKTHNLNKPRCDGGGGGEQAGQP from the exons ATGGAGACCAAGAACCATAACAATCCTCAGGAAAGACCCACACCCTCTACTAATGGGAGGGCTTCAGTGGAAGACAATCATTTGTTGCTTAAAGCTACTAAAAATGAAGACATTGAGCTGGTCCGGCAATTGCTAAAAAAAGGGGCTGATGTCAATTTCCAGGATGAAGAATTTGGCTGGTCACCTTTGCATAATGCAGTACAAAGTGACAACGAGGACATGGTGGATCTTCTGCTTAATCATGGTGCTGAGCCTTGTCTGCGGAAGAGGAATGGGGCCACTCCCTTCATAGTTGCTGCCATCGCTGGAAATGTGAAGGTGCTCAAACTTTTACTTCCGAAAGTAGCAGATGTCAATGAGTGCGATGTTCATGGCTTTACAGCTTTCGTGGAAGCCTCTGTGTATGGTAGAGTTGAAGCCTTAAGGTTCCTGTATAAGAATGGAGCAAAGGTGAATTTGCGTCGAAAGGCAAAGCAGGATCAAGAGAAGATTAGGAAAGGAGGGGCCACTGCTCTCATGCATGCTGCTGAAGAAGGGCATGTAGATGTCGTGAGGATCCTCCTTCATGAGATGGGGGCAGATGTCAATGCCCGAGACAATATGGGCAGAAATGCTTTGACCTATGCTCTTCTGAACTCTGATGGTGAGAAGGTGAAGGCCATTACTCGCCTTCTGCTGGACTGTAAGGTTGATGTCAGTgtgaggggggaaggaaggaagacgcCCCTGATCCTGGCAGTGGAAAAGAAGAACCTGGGTTTGGTGCAGATGCTTCTGGAACAAAAACATATAGAGATGAATGACACAGACATTGAGGGCAAAACAGCACTGCATCTTGCCGTCGAACTCAAGCTGGGGGAAATCGCCAAGTTGCTGTGCCACAAAGGAGCCAGAACAGACTGTGGAGACCTTCTTGCCATAGCAAGGCGCAATTACGACCGTGACCTTGCAAAGTTTCTTTGGCAGCATGGAGCCGTAGAAGATTTTCACCCTCCCGCTCAAGACTGGAAGCCGCAGAGCTCACGCTGGGGGGAAGCCCTGAAACATCTCCACAGGATATACCGCCCTATGATCGGCAAACTTAAGATCTTTATTgaggaagaatataaaattgcTGACACTTCTGAAGGGGGCATCTACCTGGGGTTCTATGAAGACCAAGAGGTAGCTGTGAAGCTATTCTATGAAGGCAGCACACATGGACAAAATGAAGTCTCGTTGTTGCAGAGCAACCGAACCAACAGTAATGTGGTGACATTCTATGGCAGTGAGAACTACAGGGGCTCTCTGTATGTGTGCCTCGGCCTGTGTGAACACACACTGGAGGAGCACTTGGCCGACCACAGAGGGGAGGCTGTGCAAAACAAGGAAGATGAGTTTGCTCGAAATGTCCTCTCATCTCTATTTAAGGCTGTTGAGGAACTACACCTGTCTGGATACACTCACCAGGATCTGCAGCCACAAAACGTGTTAATAG ATTCCAAGAATGGCGCTTGCCTGGCAGATTTCGATAAAAGCATCAAGTGGACTGGAGATCCACAGGAAATCGAGAGAGATCTAGAG GCCCTGGCACTGCTGGTCCTGTACGTGGTCAAGCAGGGAGACATTTCTTTTGAGAGGCTGAAGGATCTAAGACCTGAAGAGTTGGTTCAACTttctccagatgaggaaactcggGACCTCATTCATCACCTGCTCTTCCCTGGGGACAATGTGAAGGACCATCTGAGTGGCCTGCTGGGTCATCCCTTCTTTTGGAGTTGGGCGAG CCGCTACAGGACACTTAGGGATGTGGGAAATGAATCTGACatcaaaacgagaaatgctgATGGCAAGGTCTTCCAGCTTTTGCAACCTGGAACATCTGAACTTTCCACAAGTTTTGCCCAGTGGACAACTAAG attgaccAATttgtgatgaaagaaatgaataagttttataaaaaaaaaggcaatttttaTCAGGACACCGTGGGTGACCTGCTGAAGTTCATCCGGAATTTGGGAGAGCACATTCATGAAGAAACGAATAAAGA GATGAAGTCAATAATTGGAGAACCTTCCCAGTATTTCCAGGAGAAATTTCCTGATCTGGTCATGTATGTCTATAGGAAACTACAGAACACAGAATACACAAAGCATTTTCCAAAAACTCACAATCTAAATAAGCCTAGGTgtgatggaggtggtggtggtgagcagGCTGGCCAGCCCTAG